In the genome of Gordonia rubripertincta, one region contains:
- the dprA gene encoding DNA-processing protein DprA, producing MSDKYPAEMTAWAYLARVAEPPCADVIALVDQVGPVDAASAIRNRAVPDGHEPVLAATAARYESHSATEDLDAAAAIGARLVTRSDPEWPAWSLLALGQADTAARGGEPLALWVRGPARLDDLATASVALIGSRAASPYGAHVTQTLASGLSGEGFAVISGGAFGIDGVAHRAVVAAGGVTAAVMACGIDRDYPAAHSALLAEIARTGAIISEYPPGTTAAKHRFLTRNRLVASLSGATVVVEAGRRSGAANTAAWARKLGRPLGAVPGPVTSATSVGCHRMIADGLAVLVSDVASAVNLLRPDGGGDIGRGRVRPTDGLSAEQLRVHDAIPGRGGVGIEEIAFAAGLELPAVRAALARLDVEGLVENVGGQWRLAAG from the coding sequence GTGAGTGACAAGTATCCGGCGGAGATGACGGCGTGGGCGTACCTGGCGCGCGTGGCCGAACCGCCGTGCGCGGACGTGATCGCCCTGGTGGATCAGGTCGGTCCGGTGGACGCCGCATCGGCGATCCGCAACCGCGCTGTCCCGGATGGCCACGAGCCGGTCCTGGCCGCGACGGCGGCGCGATACGAATCGCACAGTGCGACCGAGGATCTCGACGCGGCCGCCGCGATCGGTGCACGGCTGGTCACCAGATCCGACCCCGAGTGGCCGGCCTGGTCCCTCCTCGCCCTCGGCCAAGCCGACACCGCCGCACGCGGTGGGGAACCGCTGGCCCTCTGGGTGCGTGGCCCCGCCCGACTCGACGATCTCGCCACCGCCTCGGTCGCGCTCATCGGCTCGCGTGCAGCGTCCCCGTACGGCGCACACGTCACGCAAACGCTGGCATCGGGACTCTCGGGTGAGGGCTTCGCGGTGATCTCCGGCGGCGCCTTCGGGATCGATGGGGTCGCACATCGCGCCGTCGTTGCGGCCGGCGGGGTGACTGCGGCCGTGATGGCCTGCGGCATCGACCGCGACTATCCGGCGGCACATTCCGCGCTGCTCGCGGAGATCGCCCGAACCGGCGCGATCATCAGCGAGTACCCGCCAGGCACGACGGCCGCCAAACATCGCTTCCTCACCCGCAACCGGCTGGTCGCGTCACTGTCGGGGGCGACCGTCGTCGTGGAGGCAGGGAGACGTTCGGGCGCGGCGAACACCGCCGCCTGGGCCCGGAAACTCGGTCGGCCACTCGGTGCGGTGCCCGGGCCGGTGACGTCGGCGACCTCGGTTGGATGTCATCGGATGATCGCCGACGGCCTGGCGGTGCTGGTCTCCGACGTCGCGTCGGCGGTGAACCTCCTCCGGCCCGACGGCGGGGGAGACATCGGCCGGGGACGGGTGAGACCGACCGACGGTCTCAGCGCCGAACAGTTGCGGGTGCACGACGCGATCCCGGGTCGGGGTGGTGTCGGGATCGAGGAGATCGCCTTCGCGGCAGGACTCGAGCTGCCGGCTGTACGGGCGGCACTGGCACGGCTCGACGTCGAGGGGCTGGTGGAGAACGTCGGCGGTCAGTGGCGGCTGGCCGCCGGATGA
- a CDS encoding YifB family Mg chelatase-like AAA ATPase, with protein sequence MLGQTQSVGLNAFAARVVDVQASVGSGLPGFAVTGNPDPSVREARDRVRAAVKNSGFKFPDLKVTVALSPADMPKVGSGFDVAMAIAVLAATEQVSSEKLTSTIFLGELGLDGNVRPIRGVLPAVIAARQAGYRRAVVPIETVAEAALVEGVDVGGASSLKEVAAWLAGDLVLDNFHRTAPTKPPPIPDMADVVGQHEARHALEIAAAGAHHVLMTGSPGIGKTMLARRLPGILPPLGIEDSLEVTAIHSLVGELSPGRPLITEPPFVAPHHSSSTTALLGGGTGFARPGAVSKAHRGVLFLDECAEMSAKVLESLREPLEDGEVRVPRRDGVASYPARFQLILAANPCPCAPAHDVDCVCTAVVRRRYLGKLSGPLLDRVDIRVRMDPPGNAALMSGTGESSAEVRARVTAARAAAVERWSEFGWRTNAEVPGAALRQKFRLPPDVLRPIELFLRDGRVTARGADRALRLAWTLSDLRGTDRPVEDDVAQALLYRDRGATW encoded by the coding sequence ATGTTGGGGCAAACACAGTCGGTGGGGCTCAATGCCTTTGCCGCGCGGGTGGTCGACGTGCAGGCGAGCGTCGGGTCGGGGCTGCCCGGCTTCGCGGTGACCGGTAACCCCGATCCGTCGGTGCGCGAGGCGCGCGATCGGGTGCGGGCAGCGGTCAAGAACTCGGGGTTCAAGTTCCCCGACCTGAAGGTGACGGTGGCGTTGTCGCCGGCGGACATGCCGAAGGTCGGTTCGGGTTTCGACGTGGCCATGGCGATCGCGGTTCTGGCTGCGACAGAACAGGTGTCGTCGGAGAAGCTGACGTCGACGATCTTCCTCGGCGAACTCGGACTCGACGGGAACGTCCGGCCGATCCGAGGGGTACTGCCGGCGGTGATCGCCGCGCGGCAGGCGGGATATCGGCGTGCGGTGGTACCGATCGAGACGGTGGCCGAGGCCGCGCTGGTCGAGGGGGTGGACGTCGGGGGAGCGTCGAGTCTCAAGGAGGTGGCGGCCTGGCTCGCGGGTGACCTCGTACTCGACAACTTCCATCGGACAGCGCCCACGAAGCCTCCGCCGATCCCGGACATGGCCGACGTGGTGGGCCAGCACGAGGCGCGGCACGCACTCGAGATCGCCGCGGCCGGAGCACATCATGTTCTCATGACCGGGTCGCCGGGCATCGGCAAGACGATGCTGGCCCGACGACTGCCCGGCATCCTGCCACCGCTCGGTATCGAGGACTCGCTCGAGGTGACGGCCATCCACTCGCTCGTGGGGGAGCTGTCACCGGGACGCCCGCTGATCACCGAGCCGCCGTTCGTCGCGCCGCACCACAGTTCGTCGACGACGGCGCTGCTCGGCGGCGGTACCGGCTTCGCGCGGCCGGGTGCGGTCTCCAAGGCGCACCGGGGCGTCTTGTTCCTCGACGAATGCGCCGAGATGAGCGCGAAAGTCCTCGAATCTCTGCGGGAACCACTGGAAGACGGCGAGGTGCGCGTGCCACGGCGGGACGGCGTCGCGTCGTACCCGGCGCGGTTCCAGCTCATCCTCGCCGCGAATCCGTGCCCGTGCGCACCCGCGCACGATGTCGACTGCGTATGCACCGCCGTCGTGCGACGTCGGTACCTCGGCAAGCTGTCGGGGCCACTGCTGGACCGTGTCGACATCCGCGTCCGCATGGATCCACCGGGCAACGCCGCGCTGATGAGCGGGACGGGAGAGTCGAGCGCCGAGGTCCGTGCCCGGGTCACCGCGGCGCGTGCGGCTGCGGTCGAGCGATGGTCCGAATTCGGCTGGCGAACCAACGCCGAGGTCCCGGGCGCCGCTCTACGCCAGAAGTTCCGGCTGCCGCCCGACGTCCTGCGGCCCATCGAACTGTTCCTCCGCGACGGGCGCGTGACGGCCCGCGGCGCCGACCGTGCGTTGCGACTGGCCTGGACCCTCAGTGATCTACGCGGCACCGACCGACCCGTCGAAGACGATGTCGCACAAGCACTTCTGTATCGAGACCGAGGAGCAACCTGGTGA
- a CDS encoding condensation domain-containing protein, with the protein MIKFGLIEEWDPRPGHLTSWVASLASVTAAGHAPAHPVPASHQQEEYLKVAWRNESAGFRFARLCLMAFDVNAPLDVTAMTTAVNQFVRRHDSFRSWFSMEDDGSVVRHLVPTEHIEMVPVDHGDLDAERLCTLVQEETSGPFNWDCFTFGAIEWNGGFTIYAAVDHLNTDGISQASTCLELMTLYMNAAFDAGAELPPVGSYIDYCARERAISRELTRRSPHVERWIDLVRANGGRLPSFPLPLGTDNVEGYTRSALLNATVFSENAAQRFEDVCRELGSNVIAGIMATAALVHAEFTGRSDYFGMTPKSTRSGAEEMNSVGWFTSLIPVPLTVDDTTSFRSLAPQAARSYAAGKELTDISFHRVLQLAEPEDGLDVKPGWSVPMVSYVDVRKLPGVEIFEAGNGCLFGNRGSSEEVYMWVNRFPTTTSITFLYPNTEIARESVQRYVERFVEVISAVADQGDYRPSLPALTS; encoded by the coding sequence ATGATTAAATTCGGACTGATCGAGGAGTGGGACCCACGCCCCGGTCACCTGACGAGTTGGGTGGCCTCACTCGCGTCGGTCACCGCTGCCGGGCATGCACCCGCCCACCCCGTCCCCGCCTCCCACCAGCAGGAGGAATACCTGAAGGTTGCGTGGCGCAACGAATCTGCGGGCTTCCGGTTCGCTCGTCTGTGCCTCATGGCCTTCGACGTGAACGCCCCGCTGGACGTGACTGCGATGACCACTGCGGTCAACCAGTTCGTCCGGCGTCACGACAGTTTCCGTTCGTGGTTCTCGATGGAGGACGACGGTTCGGTGGTCCGGCATCTCGTGCCGACCGAGCACATCGAGATGGTGCCGGTCGATCACGGTGATCTCGACGCCGAACGTCTGTGCACGCTCGTACAAGAAGAGACCTCCGGACCGTTCAACTGGGACTGCTTCACCTTCGGTGCGATCGAATGGAACGGCGGTTTCACGATCTACGCGGCCGTCGACCATCTCAACACCGACGGCATCTCGCAGGCATCCACCTGCCTGGAGCTCATGACGCTCTACATGAACGCCGCATTCGATGCCGGCGCCGAACTCCCGCCGGTGGGAAGCTATATCGACTACTGCGCCCGGGAACGGGCCATCTCGCGGGAACTCACCCGTCGTTCGCCGCACGTCGAACGGTGGATAGACCTGGTCCGGGCCAACGGAGGCCGGCTGCCGAGCTTCCCGCTACCCCTCGGCACCGACAACGTCGAGGGGTACACGCGGAGTGCCCTGCTGAACGCGACGGTGTTCAGCGAGAACGCCGCCCAGCGCTTCGAGGACGTCTGTCGCGAACTGGGCTCCAACGTGATCGCCGGGATCATGGCCACCGCCGCCCTCGTGCATGCCGAATTCACCGGCCGGAGCGACTATTTCGGCATGACCCCGAAGAGTACCCGCTCCGGCGCCGAGGAGATGAACTCGGTCGGCTGGTTCACCAGTCTCATCCCGGTTCCGCTGACGGTCGACGACACGACCTCGTTCCGGAGCCTCGCACCGCAGGCCGCACGCAGCTACGCCGCCGGAAAAGAACTGACCGACATCTCATTTCACCGGGTACTGCAGCTCGCCGAACCCGAGGACGGGCTCGACGTCAAACCGGGCTGGTCGGTGCCGATGGTCTCCTACGTCGATGTGCGCAAGTTGCCGGGCGTGGAGATCTTCGAGGCAGGGAACGGTTGCCTCTTCGGCAACCGCGGGAGCAGCGAGGAGGTCTACATGTGGGTGAACCGATTCCCCACCACCACCTCGATCACGTTCCTCTACCCGAACACCGAGATCGCACGGGAATCGGTGCAGCGCTATGTCGAACGGTTCGTCGAGGTGATCAGCGCGGTGGCCGACCAGGGTGATTATCGACCGTCGTTGCCCGCACTCACATCGTGA
- a CDS encoding M23 family metallopeptidase: MLLVILCSTPSQGTAAPRPYSTPLSPRPTVVTGFDAPEKRWQPGHRGVDFAAVAGVAVSAAGAGRVRFAGRVAGRPVVSVQHPDGLITTYEPVESTVDEGDHVSRGEPIGTLVAGHPGCPVLTCLHWGARRGAGREAEYLDPLGLLGAVRVRLKPLNTGEP; this comes from the coding sequence ATCTTGTTGGTCATCCTGTGCTCGACGCCGTCGCAGGGTACCGCCGCGCCGCGTCCCTACTCGACTCCGCTGTCGCCCCGCCCCACCGTCGTGACCGGCTTCGATGCACCGGAGAAACGGTGGCAACCGGGTCACCGCGGCGTCGACTTCGCGGCCGTGGCCGGCGTCGCGGTCTCGGCCGCCGGCGCCGGTCGGGTGCGCTTCGCGGGCCGGGTCGCCGGCCGGCCGGTGGTCTCGGTGCAGCACCCGGACGGGCTGATCACCACCTACGAGCCCGTCGAGTCCACCGTCGACGAGGGTGACCACGTGTCCCGGGGCGAGCCGATCGGCACGCTCGTCGCCGGCCATCCGGGATGTCCGGTGCTGACATGTCTGCACTGGGGCGCTCGGCGCGGGGCTGGGCGCGAGGCCGAGTACCTCGATCCCCTGGGTCTGCTCGGAGCTGTGCGGGTGCGGCTCAAACCGCTGAACACCGGAGAACCCTGA
- a CDS encoding siderophore-interacting protein, with the protein MAKRVNTMTVLRREQISQHFVRLYLGGEGFDDFQVAVGASGDADTDMYVKFIFAPEGVTYSEPFDLSEVRSTLPPEQQPVLRTYTVRRVDPQAREILVDFVVHGDEGVAGPWAASVEPGETVRFIGPGSGYRPKSDAPWHLLAADEAGLPAVAAALESLPADAIAKVFIEVAGPEDELDLIAPPGAEIVWVHRGGPAGEVDDSVAGDNAPLIAAVRNAEWLDGEPHVFIHGEAQAVMHNLRSYIRKERKVGPANASISGYWRRGRTEEGFRTWKAELRAAEEAARAG; encoded by the coding sequence ATGGCCAAGCGCGTGAACACGATGACGGTGCTCCGTCGTGAGCAGATCAGCCAGCACTTCGTCCGTCTGTACCTCGGCGGCGAGGGGTTCGACGACTTCCAGGTGGCGGTCGGTGCATCCGGTGACGCCGACACCGACATGTACGTGAAGTTCATCTTCGCGCCGGAGGGCGTGACCTACTCCGAGCCGTTCGACCTCTCCGAGGTCCGGTCGACGCTGCCGCCCGAGCAGCAGCCGGTCCTGCGCACCTACACCGTTCGCCGCGTCGACCCGCAGGCCCGCGAGATCCTCGTCGATTTCGTCGTCCACGGTGACGAGGGCGTCGCCGGACCGTGGGCCGCATCGGTGGAGCCGGGGGAGACCGTGCGGTTCATCGGCCCGGGCAGCGGATACCGGCCCAAGTCGGATGCCCCGTGGCACCTCCTGGCCGCAGACGAGGCCGGGCTGCCCGCCGTGGCCGCAGCCCTCGAGTCGCTCCCCGCCGACGCGATCGCCAAGGTGTTCATCGAGGTCGCCGGCCCCGAGGACGAGCTCGACCTCATCGCGCCCCCGGGTGCGGAGATCGTCTGGGTCCACCGCGGCGGACCGGCCGGCGAGGTCGACGACTCGGTCGCCGGTGACAACGCGCCTCTCATCGCGGCCGTCCGCAACGCGGAATGGCTCGACGGCGAGCCGCATGTCTTCATCCACGGCGAAGCTCAGGCCGTCATGCACAATCTGCGCAGCTACATCCGCAAGGAACGCAAGGTCGGCCCGGCCAACGCATCGATCTCCGGATACTGGCGCCGCGGCCGCACGGAGGAGGGCTTCCGGACCTGGAAGGCCGAGCTGCGCGCCGCCGAGGAAGCCGCGCGGGCCGGCTGA
- a CDS encoding alpha/beta hydrolase has protein sequence MNEQGLAGVNCRRVVGTVGLVALSVLAMVAGVSGHAGAEPNPASIVAERAQPAGEIDLAVRSTAMRKTMTVKVLPAKGNRPAPTLYLLNGAAGGDGGSSWFDRTDIRTYFADQNVNVVVPMGGAASYFTDWQHPDPVLGVQKWATFLTSELPAVIDRRLGGNGRNAVAGISMAGTSVFQLALHAPKLYEALGSFSGCAQTSDPLGQAVVRMVVEGRGHGNTLNMWGPPTSPAWRANDPYVHAESFRGKSIYVSNGSGAPGRYDTIDGPGIDGNGSKLFDQLAVGAVIETATAECPRNLQRRMREVGVPATFHLYEGGTHSWPYWQDELHRAWPQFRAALAG, from the coding sequence ATGAACGAACAGGGTCTGGCCGGCGTGAACTGTCGCCGCGTCGTGGGCACAGTGGGGTTGGTCGCGCTGTCGGTGCTGGCGATGGTGGCCGGTGTGTCGGGTCACGCTGGGGCGGAACCGAATCCGGCGTCGATCGTCGCGGAGCGCGCGCAGCCTGCGGGCGAGATCGACCTGGCGGTGCGGTCAACGGCCATGCGGAAGACGATGACCGTGAAAGTTCTTCCGGCGAAGGGGAATCGGCCGGCGCCGACGCTGTACCTGTTGAACGGGGCCGCGGGCGGTGACGGTGGTAGCAGTTGGTTCGACCGCACCGACATCCGGACTTACTTCGCCGATCAGAACGTCAACGTCGTCGTCCCCATGGGTGGCGCCGCGAGCTACTTCACCGACTGGCAGCACCCGGATCCCGTACTGGGGGTGCAAAAATGGGCCACGTTTCTCACCTCGGAACTGCCTGCGGTGATCGACCGTCGTCTCGGCGGCAACGGCCGCAACGCGGTCGCCGGGATCTCGATGGCGGGCACTTCCGTCTTCCAGCTCGCTCTGCACGCGCCGAAACTGTACGAGGCGCTCGGGTCGTTCAGCGGATGCGCCCAGACGAGTGACCCGCTGGGTCAGGCCGTGGTGCGCATGGTCGTCGAGGGTCGTGGCCACGGGAACACCCTCAACATGTGGGGGCCGCCGACGAGTCCGGCCTGGCGCGCCAACGACCCCTACGTGCATGCGGAGTCGTTCCGGGGGAAATCGATCTATGTGTCCAATGGTTCCGGTGCGCCGGGGCGCTACGACACGATCGACGGGCCGGGCATCGACGGGAACGGTTCCAAGCTCTTCGACCAACTCGCCGTGGGCGCGGTGATCGAGACCGCGACGGCCGAGTGCCCCCGCAACCTGCAGCGCCGGATGCGCGAGGTCGGGGTGCCGGCGACCTTCCACCTGTACGAGGGCGGCACCCACTCGTGGCCGTACTGGCAGGACGAGCTGCACCGCGCCTGGCCCCAGTTCCGCGCGGCACTCGCCGGGTGA
- the rpsB gene encoding 30S ribosomal protein S2, whose amino-acid sequence MAVVTMKQLLDSGAHFGHQTRRWNPKMKRFIFTDRNGIYIIDLQQTLTYIDKAYEFVKETVAHGGTILFVGTKKQAQESIAAEATRVGMPYVNQRWLGGMLTNFNTVHKRLQRMKELETMEQTGGFEGRTKKEILMLTREKNKLERTLGGIRDMAKVPSAVWVVDTNKEHIAVGEARKLNIPVIAILDTNCDPDLVDYPIPGNDDAIRSAALLTRVVASAVAEGLQARAGAAGGDAKPEAAAGEPLAEWEQELLTQAAAPAGGEAATDAPAAQ is encoded by the coding sequence ATGGCTGTCGTGACCATGAAGCAGCTGCTTGACAGCGGCGCACACTTCGGGCACCAGACCCGCCGTTGGAACCCGAAGATGAAGCGATTCATCTTCACCGACCGCAACGGCATCTACATCATCGATCTGCAGCAGACGCTGACCTACATCGACAAGGCCTACGAGTTCGTCAAGGAGACCGTCGCCCACGGCGGCACCATCCTGTTCGTCGGCACCAAGAAGCAGGCTCAGGAGTCCATCGCCGCTGAGGCCACCCGCGTCGGTATGCCCTACGTGAACCAGCGTTGGCTCGGCGGCATGCTCACCAACTTCAACACCGTGCACAAGCGTCTCCAGCGCATGAAGGAGCTGGAGACCATGGAGCAGACCGGTGGCTTCGAGGGTCGCACCAAGAAGGAGATCTTGATGCTGACCCGCGAGAAGAACAAGCTCGAGCGCACGCTCGGCGGTATCCGCGACATGGCCAAGGTTCCCTCGGCCGTGTGGGTCGTCGACACCAACAAGGAGCACATCGCCGTCGGTGAGGCTCGCAAGCTGAACATCCCGGTCATCGCGATCCTGGACACCAACTGCGACCCCGATCTCGTCGACTACCCGATCCCGGGCAACGACGACGCCATCCGTTCGGCTGCTCTGCTGACCCGCGTCGTGGCCTCAGCCGTCGCCGAGGGCCTGCAGGCCCGCGCCGGCGCTGCCGGTGGCGACGCCAAGCCGGAAGCAGCCGCAGGCGAGCCGCTCGCCGAGTGGGAGCAGGAACTGCTGACCCAGGCCGCCGCTCCGGCCGGTGGCGAAGCAGCCACCGACGCACCGGCTGCCCAGTAG
- a CDS encoding tyrosine recombinase XerC: MLDDFADHLRLEKGRSEHTIRAYVGGARALLSFAGARGVAATDIDLALLRAWLAELTQRGAARTTIARQVSAAKTFCAWAVREGIMAGDPSQRLKAPKAHRTLPAVLAPGQADAAIGATAQERDPGDPIALRDRLILELLYASGIRVGELCGLDIDDIDTGRRILRVIGKGDKERSVPYGEPAAKAIDDWLRRGRPALATEASGPALLLGARGGRLDQRMARSVVSEAVRAAGGPAMGPHGLRHSAATHLLEGGADLRVVQELLGHSSLATTQIYTHVSVERLRAVHRQAHPRA, encoded by the coding sequence ATGCTCGACGACTTCGCCGATCACCTGCGCCTGGAGAAGGGCCGAAGTGAACACACCATCCGCGCCTACGTCGGTGGTGCGCGGGCGTTGCTGTCGTTCGCGGGTGCCCGAGGGGTGGCCGCGACGGACATCGACCTCGCCCTCCTGCGGGCCTGGCTGGCCGAGTTGACGCAACGCGGCGCCGCCCGCACGACGATCGCGCGACAGGTGTCCGCGGCGAAGACCTTCTGCGCGTGGGCGGTTCGCGAGGGCATCATGGCCGGCGACCCGTCGCAGCGACTCAAGGCGCCGAAAGCCCATCGCACACTGCCGGCCGTCCTCGCACCCGGACAGGCCGACGCCGCGATCGGAGCGACCGCGCAGGAGCGCGACCCCGGCGACCCGATCGCACTCCGGGACCGGTTGATCCTGGAGTTGCTGTACGCCAGCGGGATTCGCGTGGGCGAACTGTGCGGGCTCGACATCGACGACATCGACACGGGGCGTCGAATCCTGCGCGTCATCGGCAAGGGCGACAAGGAACGGTCCGTGCCCTACGGCGAACCCGCGGCCAAGGCGATCGACGACTGGCTGCGACGCGGGCGTCCGGCGCTGGCCACCGAGGCTTCGGGGCCGGCGCTGCTCCTCGGCGCACGCGGCGGAAGGCTCGACCAGCGGATGGCACGATCGGTGGTGTCCGAGGCGGTCCGGGCGGCCGGTGGCCCGGCGATGGGGCCGCACGGACTCCGCCACAGCGCCGCGACACATCTCCTCGAAGGCGGCGCAGACCTACGCGTCGTGCAGGAACTGCTCGGACACTCCTCACTGGCGACGACGCAGATCTACACCCATGTGAGCGTCGAACGCCTCCGCGCGGTGCACCGTCAGGCGCACCCCCGGGCCTGA
- the tsf gene encoding translation elongation factor Ts, producing MANYTAADVKRLRELTGSGMLDCKNALANNDGDFDKAVEELRIKGAKDVGKRAERSTAEGLVAAKGGALIEINSETDFVAKNDEFQKLADDIVTAAAEAKTNDVEELKKAALGSGTVDEAIAALSAKIGEKLELRRVVFYDGPVAVYLHKRASDLPPAVGVLVSYTGEGEGAEEAARGAAMQVAALKAKYATREEVPADVVENERRIAEQTAKEEGKPEQALPKIVEGRVNGFYKDVVLLDQPSVQDSKKTVKALLDEAGVTVNGFTRFEVGQA from the coding sequence ATGGCGAACTACACCGCAGCCGATGTGAAGCGACTTCGCGAACTCACCGGTTCTGGAATGCTGGACTGCAAGAACGCGCTGGCCAACAACGACGGTGATTTCGACAAGGCCGTCGAGGAGCTGCGCATCAAGGGCGCCAAAGACGTGGGCAAGCGCGCTGAGCGCTCCACCGCCGAGGGCCTGGTCGCCGCCAAGGGCGGCGCCCTGATCGAGATCAACTCCGAGACCGACTTCGTCGCCAAGAACGACGAGTTCCAGAAGCTCGCCGATGACATCGTCACCGCGGCCGCCGAGGCCAAGACCAACGACGTCGAGGAGCTGAAGAAGGCTGCTCTCGGCAGTGGCACGGTCGACGAGGCCATCGCCGCGCTCTCGGCCAAGATCGGCGAGAAGCTCGAGCTCCGTCGCGTCGTCTTCTACGACGGCCCGGTCGCCGTGTATCTGCACAAGCGTGCTTCGGACCTCCCGCCCGCCGTCGGCGTGCTGGTGTCCTACACCGGTGAGGGCGAGGGTGCCGAAGAGGCCGCTCGCGGCGCCGCCATGCAGGTCGCAGCTCTCAAGGCCAAGTACGCCACGCGCGAAGAGGTCCCCGCGGACGTCGTCGAGAACGAGCGTCGTATCGCCGAGCAGACCGCCAAGGAGGAGGGCAAGCCGGAGCAGGCTCTGCCCAAGATCGTGGAGGGTCGCGTCAACGGCTTCTACAAGGACGTCGTGCTGCTCGACCAGCCGTCGGTCCAGGATTCGAAGAAGACCGTCAAGGCTCTGCTCGACGAGGCAGGTGTGACCGTCAACGGCTTCACCCGCTTCGAGGTCGGACAGGCCTGA
- a CDS encoding TetR/AcrR family transcriptional regulator: MPEQPVEPPSVVENAPARSSRLGADDWLDASVEVLLEDGIEGLKISRLSARLGVTKGSFYWHFTDIATMKSELADHCRKGQAAAVARMVDLEELPPIERIEGMAQLVSDPRRWRMEAAMRRWAETDGSIADSISELDGQIFQMSHQAMRELGFDEPEAHARATTLLYAGIGFVHAHGRLGEATADDLRIFLDILTRK; encoded by the coding sequence ATGCCGGAGCAACCAGTGGAACCCCCATCCGTAGTGGAGAATGCTCCCGCCCGCAGCTCGCGTCTGGGCGCCGACGACTGGCTCGACGCCTCCGTGGAGGTCCTCCTCGAGGACGGCATCGAAGGTCTGAAGATCTCCCGCCTCAGCGCCCGGCTCGGGGTCACCAAAGGCAGTTTCTACTGGCATTTCACCGACATCGCGACGATGAAGTCCGAGCTCGCCGACCACTGTCGCAAGGGTCAGGCCGCCGCCGTGGCGCGGATGGTGGACCTCGAGGAACTCCCGCCGATCGAGCGCATCGAGGGCATGGCACAGCTCGTGTCCGATCCGCGCAGGTGGCGGATGGAGGCCGCGATGCGCCGGTGGGCCGAGACCGACGGATCGATCGCCGACTCGATCTCCGAACTCGACGGGCAGATCTTCCAGATGTCCCATCAGGCGATGCGCGAACTCGGCTTCGACGAACCCGAAGCGCATGCCCGCGCGACCACGCTGCTCTATGCGGGTATCGGCTTCGTCCACGCGCACGGACGGCTCGGCGAGGCGACGGCCGACGACCTGCGCATCTTCCTCGACATCCTGACGCGGAAGTGA